From a single Micromonospora carbonacea genomic region:
- a CDS encoding ABC transporter permease translates to MAVTGPAGQPAGRARPVSARHFVRLKLRVMGNNFRGQGWRIAMFVGGVVAGLWFAATGFFLLAAPGLADEPTYAMMAAAFGGGLLVLGWLLLPLVFFGVDETLDPARFALLPLSRRTLVTGLFAAALVSVPAVAALVAAGGLVLTSGLLGGAVAALVAAVGVVAGLLLCVAASRAMTSAFATMLRSRRVRDLAAVLLAVLAALLGPLQIVVLAAVQQADWDRLAGVARIVGWTPFGAPWTVGVDVAEGRAWAVPVKLLITALTIGALLWWWSRSLESAMVGAASGGRTRARGGAAKTGDGPAGAGAGAVGQLFPWAVGWARRDRFGALVARECRYWWRDARRRANLITIAVVGIFVPVMVNFGGASFSTGEGVEFATPDSSPVLVSISMVFVGLLASVTLANQFGFDGSAYAANVVAGVPGRLELRARMAAFSVYVLPMLAVVTVVLGVLLGRPAWLGVMAGSLLAAYGAGLAISAFVSVLGAYSLPETSNPFAMNSGAGVAKSFLTLLSMLGTAVASVPMVVAAALFGDAWLWLAPPVGLAYGLGAALLGAYLAGDVLDRRASELLTAVTPRR, encoded by the coding sequence ATGGCGGTGACCGGGCCGGCGGGTCAGCCGGCCGGGCGCGCCCGGCCCGTCTCCGCCCGGCACTTCGTCCGGCTGAAGCTGCGGGTGATGGGCAACAACTTCCGGGGCCAGGGCTGGCGGATCGCCATGTTCGTGGGCGGGGTGGTCGCCGGGCTCTGGTTCGCCGCCACCGGCTTCTTCCTGCTGGCCGCGCCGGGGCTGGCCGACGAGCCGACGTACGCGATGATGGCCGCGGCGTTCGGCGGCGGCCTGCTGGTCCTCGGCTGGCTGCTGCTGCCGCTGGTCTTCTTCGGGGTGGACGAGACGCTCGACCCGGCCCGGTTCGCCCTGCTGCCGCTGTCCCGGCGCACCCTGGTCACCGGGCTGTTCGCCGCCGCGCTGGTCAGCGTCCCGGCCGTGGCGGCGCTGGTCGCGGCCGGCGGGCTGGTGCTCACCTCCGGCCTGCTCGGCGGCGCGGTCGCGGCGCTCGTCGCGGCCGTCGGGGTGGTCGCCGGGCTGCTGCTCTGCGTCGCCGCCAGCCGGGCGATGACCAGCGCGTTCGCGACGATGTTGCGGTCCCGTCGGGTACGCGACCTGGCGGCCGTGCTGCTGGCGGTGCTCGCCGCGCTGCTCGGCCCGTTGCAGATCGTGGTGCTCGCCGCCGTGCAGCAGGCCGACTGGGACCGGCTGGCCGGGGTGGCCCGGATCGTCGGCTGGACCCCGTTCGGCGCGCCGTGGACGGTCGGCGTCGACGTGGCCGAGGGACGGGCCTGGGCCGTGCCGGTGAAGCTGCTGATCACCGCGCTGACGATCGGCGCGCTGCTGTGGTGGTGGTCCCGGTCGCTGGAGTCGGCGATGGTCGGCGCGGCCAGCGGCGGCCGGACCAGGGCGCGCGGCGGCGCGGCGAAGACCGGCGACGGTCCGGCGGGGGCCGGAGCCGGTGCGGTCGGGCAGCTCTTTCCGTGGGCGGTCGGCTGGGCGCGCCGGGACCGGTTCGGCGCGCTGGTGGCCCGGGAGTGCCGCTACTGGTGGCGGGACGCCCGCCGGCGGGCCAACCTGATCACGATCGCCGTGGTCGGCATCTTCGTGCCGGTGATGGTCAACTTCGGCGGGGCGAGCTTCTCCACCGGGGAGGGCGTGGAGTTCGCCACCCCCGACTCGTCCCCCGTGCTGGTCAGCATCTCGATGGTGTTCGTCGGCCTGCTCGCCTCGGTGACCCTGGCCAACCAGTTCGGCTTCGACGGCAGCGCGTACGCGGCGAACGTGGTCGCGGGCGTTCCCGGCCGGCTGGAGCTGCGGGCCCGGATGGCCGCCTTCTCGGTGTACGTCCTGCCGATGCTCGCCGTCGTCACGGTGGTCCTGGGGGTGCTGCTGGGTCGGCCGGCGTGGCTGGGCGTGATGGCGGGCAGCCTCCTCGCCGCCTACGGGGCGGGGCTGGCGATCAGCGCGTTCGTCTCGGTGCTGGGGGCGTACTCGCTGCCGGAGACGAGCAACCCGTTCGCGATGAACAGCGGGGCAGGCGTCGCGAAGAGCTTCCTCACCCTGCTGTCGATGCTCGGCACGGCGGTGGCGAGCGTGCCGATGGTGGTCGCCGCGGCGCTGTTCGGCGACGCCTGGCTCTGGCTGGCCCCGCCGGTGGGGCTGGCGTACGGGCTGGGCGCGGCGCTGCTGGGCGCGTACCTGGCCGGTGACGTGCTGGACCGGCGGGCCTCCGAACTGCTGACGGCCGTGACCCCGCGCCGCTGA
- a CDS encoding ABC transporter ATP-binding protein: protein MTDEHPALALRGLAKRFDGKVAVAGVDLDVPAGSFYGLLGPNGAGKTTTLSMAVGLLRPDAGGAWVLGHDVWADPVRAKQLLGVMPDGVRLFDRLSGAELLAYHGLLRGMDPAMVDQRAAELLDVLALGDAGRTLVVDYSAGMKKKIGLACALLHGPRLLVLDEPFEAVDPVSAALIRDILHRYVVGGGTVIFSSHVMEVVERLCSHVAILAEGTIKRVGTLDEVRGDRSLEDVFVEVVGGRTATGEELAWLSR from the coding sequence ATGACTGATGAGCACCCCGCGCTCGCGCTGCGTGGCCTCGCCAAGCGGTTCGACGGCAAGGTGGCGGTGGCCGGCGTCGACCTCGACGTGCCGGCCGGCTCGTTCTACGGGCTGCTCGGCCCGAACGGGGCCGGCAAGACCACCACCCTGTCCATGGCGGTCGGGCTGCTGCGCCCCGACGCGGGGGGCGCCTGGGTGCTCGGGCACGACGTGTGGGCCGACCCGGTCCGGGCGAAGCAGCTCCTCGGCGTGATGCCCGACGGGGTGCGCCTGTTCGACCGGCTCAGCGGGGCGGAGCTGCTGGCGTATCACGGTCTGTTGCGCGGCATGGACCCGGCGATGGTCGACCAGCGCGCGGCGGAGCTGCTCGACGTGCTCGCCCTCGGCGACGCCGGCCGGACCCTGGTCGTGGACTACTCGGCCGGCATGAAGAAGAAGATCGGCCTGGCCTGCGCGCTGCTGCACGGGCCCCGGCTGCTGGTGCTCGACGAGCCGTTCGAGGCGGTCGACCCGGTGTCGGCGGCCCTGATCCGGGACATCCTGCACCGGTACGTCGTCGGCGGCGGGACGGTCATCTTCTCCAGTCACGTCATGGAGGTCGTCGAGCGGCTCTGCTCGCACGTGGCGATCCTCGCCGAGGGGACGATCAAGCGGGTCGGCACGCTCGACGAGGTGCGCGGCGACCGCTCGCTGGAGGACGTGTTCGTCGAGGTGGTCGGTGGGCGCACGGCGACCGGCGAGGAGCTGGCGTGGCTGTCCCGGTGA
- a CDS encoding flavin reductase family protein, with protein sequence MPAPGDRAGRRRPEREDRLVNPSTSTIDTAHFRYVLGHFATGVTTVTALDPASHRPVGLTVNSFASVSLRPPLVSFCVSRDSGSWPVMRTADRLCVNILGVEQRAVCERMAAPRVDRFQGLDWELSPGGAPVLAGVVAWVEGAVEAEHDAGDHVIVVLRVHHLHGQPDGQPLLFLGGRYGRFTH encoded by the coding sequence GTGCCCGCCCCAGGTGATCGCGCGGGCCGGCGGCGACCGGAACGGGAGGACAGGCTCGTGAACCCATCCACGTCAACGATCGATACAGCCCACTTCCGCTACGTACTGGGGCATTTCGCCACCGGCGTCACGACGGTGACGGCCCTCGACCCCGCGTCCCACCGGCCGGTCGGCCTCACCGTGAACTCGTTCGCGTCCGTCTCGTTGCGCCCGCCGCTGGTCTCCTTCTGCGTCAGCCGGGACAGCGGGAGCTGGCCGGTCATGCGCACCGCCGACCGGCTCTGCGTGAACATCCTCGGCGTCGAACAGCGGGCCGTCTGCGAACGCATGGCCGCCCCCCGGGTGGACCGGTTCCAGGGCCTCGACTGGGAGCTGTCCCCCGGCGGCGCGCCGGTGCTGGCCGGCGTCGTGGCCTGGGTGGAGGGCGCGGTGGAGGCCGAACACGACGCCGGCGACCACGTCATCGTGGTGCTGCGGGTGCACCACCTGCACGGCCAGCCGGACGGGCAGCCCCTGCTGTTCCTCGGCGGCCGGTACGGCCGCTTCACCCACTGA
- a CDS encoding non-ribosomal peptide synthetase, translating to MERWVQRRPDSPAIIDPTCEEATSYAQLWRSSGALAAYLRRLGVGRGAVVALSLPRGRSLIVAMLAVARAGAAYLPVDPAAPVDRVRRTLDTAGVFVVIADRDEPWLGTARRVDPAVAGDPTGSGPDPIGPAVAGDDPDPVVDADDPVYVMFTSGSTGEPKGVVVPHRAVARLVVEPLFCTVAPGDRVAHTSNPAFDASTFEVWGALAAGGCVVPLPAVTDLPLDEWTAHLAGLSIDVLFLTTSLFHMIARERPAALRTVGTVLVGGEQLDLSAARRVLAGSPPARLVNGYGPTETTTFAAYHDCTLESLAGRERVPVGRPLQRTSLHVLGPDLAEVPPGEVGELCIGGPGVALGYLGRPDLTAERFVTRPGDDGRLYRSGDLARRLPDGLVEVLGRRDRQVKVRGFRIELDEIELAITATGLADAAFAEKLGDGPQALLAVAVVPAAGRWDRTELARRLAERVPDYMVPSRWVPLDRPPTGPTGKVDRAAIARLLAESGPDAAAPDPAAPGAGTAVAGTDTADGGVEADPVTAALRGIWRDVVGSEPTATRNFLEMGGNSIMAVQLAGRVQDRLGVRSEPHDVLLAESFAHLADQIRVALDRTH from the coding sequence GTGGAGCGCTGGGTCCAGCGTCGACCGGACAGCCCGGCCATTATCGATCCGACCTGCGAAGAAGCGACGAGCTACGCGCAATTGTGGCGGTCCTCCGGCGCGCTGGCCGCGTACCTGCGCCGGCTGGGCGTCGGCCGGGGCGCGGTGGTGGCCCTTTCCCTGCCACGCGGCCGGTCGCTGATCGTGGCGATGCTCGCGGTGGCGCGTGCCGGCGCGGCGTACCTGCCGGTCGACCCGGCGGCACCGGTGGACCGGGTGCGCCGGACGCTGGACACCGCTGGCGTCTTCGTGGTGATCGCCGACCGGGACGAGCCGTGGCTCGGCACCGCCCGGCGCGTCGACCCGGCCGTGGCCGGCGACCCGACCGGTTCCGGTCCGGACCCGATCGGCCCGGCCGTGGCCGGCGACGACCCGGACCCGGTGGTCGACGCGGACGATCCGGTCTACGTGATGTTCACGTCCGGCTCGACCGGCGAGCCGAAGGGGGTCGTGGTCCCGCACCGGGCGGTGGCCCGGCTGGTGGTCGAGCCGCTGTTCTGCACCGTCGCGCCCGGCGACCGCGTCGCCCACACCTCGAATCCGGCGTTCGACGCCAGCACCTTCGAGGTCTGGGGCGCGCTCGCCGCCGGTGGCTGCGTGGTGCCCCTGCCCGCGGTGACCGACCTGCCCCTCGACGAGTGGACGGCGCACCTGGCCGGCCTGTCGATCGACGTGCTGTTCCTGACCACCTCGTTGTTCCACATGATCGCCCGGGAACGGCCGGCCGCGCTGCGGACCGTCGGCACCGTCCTCGTCGGCGGCGAGCAGCTCGACCTGTCCGCCGCGCGCCGGGTGCTCGCCGGCTCGCCGCCCGCGCGGCTGGTCAACGGGTACGGCCCGACCGAGACCACCACCTTCGCCGCGTACCACGACTGCACCCTGGAGAGCCTCGCGGGCCGGGAACGGGTGCCGGTGGGCCGTCCCCTCCAGCGCACCAGCCTGCACGTGCTCGGCCCGGACCTCGCCGAGGTCCCCCCGGGCGAGGTTGGCGAGCTGTGCATCGGGGGGCCCGGCGTCGCCCTGGGCTACCTGGGCCGTCCCGACCTGACCGCCGAGCGGTTCGTCACCCGGCCGGGCGACGACGGGCGGCTCTACCGTTCCGGTGACCTGGCCCGCCGGCTTCCCGACGGTCTCGTCGAGGTGCTGGGCCGGCGGGACCGGCAGGTGAAGGTGCGGGGCTTCCGCATCGAGCTGGACGAGATCGAGCTGGCGATCACCGCCACCGGCCTGGCCGACGCGGCGTTCGCCGAGAAGCTCGGCGACGGGCCGCAGGCGCTGCTCGCCGTGGCCGTGGTGCCGGCGGCCGGGCGGTGGGACCGCACCGAGCTGGCCCGCCGGCTGGCGGAGCGGGTCCCCGACTACATGGTGCCGTCGCGGTGGGTGCCGCTCGACCGGCCGCCGACCGGGCCGACCGGCAAGGTCGACCGGGCCGCGATCGCCCGGCTGCTGGCGGAGTCCGGCCCGGACGCCGCAGCCCCCGACCCGGCCGCGCCGGGGGCCGGCACCGCCGTGGCCGGCACCGACACCGCCGACGGCGGCGTTGAGGCCGATCCGGTGACCGCCGCCCTCCGGGGGATCTGGCGGGACGTGGTCGGCAGCGAGCCCACCGCGACCCGCAACTTCCTGGAGATGGGCGGCAACTCGATCATGGCCGTCCAGCTCGCCGGGCGGGTCCAGGACCGCCTCGGCGTCCGGTCCGAGCCGCACGACGTGCTGCTGGCCGAGTCGTTCGCCCACCTGGCCGACCAGATCAGGGTCGCGCTCGACCGCACGCACTGA